One region of Wolbachia endosymbiont of Drosophila innubila genomic DNA includes:
- a CDS encoding reverse transcriptase N-terminal domain-containing protein, which translates to MITSTTVSAPTNNSEAWNQLPWKKCQKVVMRLQRRIVKAVQQGRWGKVKTLQHLLTRSFSGKALAVKRVTENQGKNTAGVDRQIWSTCNTKFQGIKLLKQRGYKPSPLKRIYISKSNGKRRPLGIPTIKDRAMQALYLFALEPIAETISDRHSYGFRPKRSCADATVACHLLLASRNQLQWILEGDIKGCPETSKRL; encoded by the coding sequence ATGATTACAAGTACAACTGTAAGTGCACCTACCAATAACTCCGAAGCATGGAACCAGTTACCCTGGAAGAAATGCCAAAAAGTTGTTATGAGGCTACAGAGGCGTATTGTTAAGGCTGTCCAACAAGGCAGATGGGGTAAGGTGAAAACTTTACAACACCTTCTCACACGCTCTTTTAGCGGCAAAGCTTTGGCGGTTAAGAGAGTAACTGAAAACCAAGGAAAAAACACAGCAGGTGTAGATCGTCAAATATGGTCAACTTGCAACACAAAATTTCAAGGAATAAAGCTATTAAAACAAAGAGGATACAAACCTTCTCCGCTAAAACGGATATACATCAGTAAGTCTAATGGCAAAAGAAGACCTCTTGGAATCCCTACGATAAAAGATAGAGCCATGCAAGCATTATACTTGTTTGCTTTGGAACCGATAGCTGAAACGATCAGTGATCGTCACTCTTATGGTTTTAGACCAAAAAGATCCTGCGCAGACGCTACTGTGGCTTGCCACTTGTTACTGGCAAGCCGTAACCAACTACAATGGATACTCGAAGGTGATATTAAAGGTTGTCCGGAAACAAGTAAAAGGCTATAA
- the apaG gene encoding Co2+/Mg2+ efflux protein ApaG has product MIEYTLTTNFVEVTVLPIYIEEQSIPYENCYVWMYNVKIKNKSQSTIQLLSRHWQIIDYKGKVNEIAGVGVIGEQPVIKSGEVFKYTSGTYLNVPSGIMQGKYEFLNEESIKVFEVMIPPFSLDSPYIKTRPH; this is encoded by the coding sequence ATGATAGAATACACACTAACTACCAACTTTGTTGAAGTTACAGTTTTACCAATTTATATTGAAGAGCAATCCATTCCTTATGAAAATTGCTATGTATGGATGTATAACGTTAAGATAAAAAACAAAAGCCAATCAACTATTCAATTGTTAAGTCGTCATTGGCAAATAATAGATTATAAGGGAAAAGTAAATGAAATTGCCGGAGTTGGTGTTATCGGAGAACAACCTGTGATAAAATCTGGAGAGGTATTTAAATACACAAGTGGAACATACTTAAATGTACCGTCAGGAATAATGCAGGGTAAGTATGAATTTCTGAATGAAGAAAGCATAAAAGTTTTTGAAGTTATGATACCACCCTTTTCTTTGGATAGTCCATACATCAAAACTAGACCCCATTAA
- a CDS encoding 5-(carboxyamino)imidazole ribonucleotide synthase, which yields MNEPDALSKKVIGIIGGGQLGKMTAIAATKLGQKIHVFASAKDDPACSIVDDFTIADFSDKKALESFAQSVDLVTIESENIPCSAIDIDVNFYPGKKALHIAQNRLREKDFIRSLSIKTAEYKSIQNYNELLKSSRAFGYPTRLKTTEMGYDGKGQYVLENDSEMKQFASFDWNTEYILEASVDLLKEVSIVVARDKNGKVAFFPIAENYHVDGILDTSTVPAKIDSKLTQEVQRAAKKIANALDVIGILAIEFFVTKDNELLVNELAPRPHNSCHWSLDACNVSQFEQLVRIICGLPMQEVVLRFPCMTKNIIGNDIYDSHKYLSNEKASLTIYGKKEVRDKRKMGHVNIDLS from the coding sequence ATGAATGAACCAGATGCGCTGAGCAAAAAAGTAATAGGAATAATAGGTGGTGGACAATTAGGTAAAATGACTGCTATCGCTGCAACAAAACTTGGACAAAAAATACATGTTTTTGCCAGTGCTAAAGACGATCCAGCTTGTTCTATTGTTGATGATTTCACAATAGCAGATTTCTCTGATAAGAAAGCGCTTGAATCTTTTGCACAGAGTGTGGATTTGGTCACTATTGAGTCTGAAAATATTCCATGTAGTGCAATTGATATCGATGTAAATTTTTATCCGGGTAAAAAAGCGTTACACATTGCGCAAAATAGGCTTAGAGAGAAAGATTTCATTAGAAGCTTGAGTATAAAAACTGCTGAATACAAAAGTATACAAAATTATAATGAGCTACTGAAAAGCAGTAGAGCTTTTGGCTATCCAACAAGGCTGAAAACAACAGAAATGGGTTATGATGGAAAAGGGCAATATGTGCTTGAGAATGATTCTGAAATGAAGCAATTTGCTTCCTTTGATTGGAATACAGAGTACATTCTTGAAGCAAGTGTTGATTTACTGAAAGAGGTTTCAATAGTCGTTGCAAGAGATAAAAACGGTAAAGTAGCTTTTTTTCCTATAGCAGAAAATTACCACGTTGATGGAATACTTGATACTTCAACAGTGCCAGCTAAAATAGATAGTAAATTAACTCAAGAGGTACAACGAGCTGCAAAGAAAATAGCAAATGCGCTTGATGTAATAGGAATTCTGGCTATTGAATTTTTTGTTACTAAGGATAACGAATTGTTAGTTAATGAACTAGCTCCAAGACCTCACAATTCTTGCCACTGGAGCTTGGATGCATGTAACGTTAGTCAATTTGAACAGCTAGTTAGGATAATATGCGGGCTACCTATGCAGGAAGTAGTATTACGCTTTCCTTGTATGACGAAAAATATAATAGGTAATGATATATATGATTCTCATAAGTATTTGAGCAACGAAAAAGCTAGTTTAACCATATATGGGAAAAAAGAGGTTAGGGATAAGCGTAAAATGGGACATGTCAATATAGATTTAAGTTAA
- a CDS encoding bifunctional 2-C-methyl-D-erythritol 4-phosphate cytidylyltransferase/2-C-methyl-D-erythritol 2,4-cyclodiphosphate synthase produces the protein MCAKKYKIAALIVAAGVGSRCNSTIPKQYIKLAGKSVLFHTIKRFLANQYIDYIRIAINRDHESFYEKAISLITDTKLLSPVYGGENRQSSVKLGLESLQKINPDFVVIHDACRPFVSDVLIDNLVESMINDQYTGVVPAIEVEDTMSLVSNSFIESTISRGKLRAIQTPQIFNFKELLSCHQSVKEFTDDSSLMVEHKKHVAIIKGEKSNFKLTTKEDINMAKLLFEEPKFRVGAGYDIHKFIKVQNGAESFIKICGVKIEHNMAIEAHSDGDVAIHAIVDAILGALGCGDIGEHFPPSSSEWKDCNSSHFLDFAAKKAKEKGYSVSNLDITIVCEEPKISPYKVEMKKFISKALEIDDEFVNIKATTAEKLGYIGRNEGIAVHASVLLHTNFYWK, from the coding sequence ATGTGCGCTAAGAAATACAAAATAGCAGCATTAATAGTTGCAGCGGGAGTAGGCAGTAGATGCAATTCTACGATTCCTAAGCAATATATAAAACTGGCAGGTAAATCTGTTTTATTTCATACAATTAAAAGATTTCTGGCTAACCAATATATAGATTACATAAGAATAGCAATTAATAGAGACCATGAAAGTTTCTATGAGAAAGCTATATCACTAATTACAGACACTAAATTACTAAGCCCTGTATACGGAGGAGAAAACAGGCAAAGTTCAGTTAAACTAGGGCTTGAAAGCTTACAAAAAATTAACCCAGATTTTGTAGTTATACACGATGCTTGTAGGCCTTTTGTGTCAGATGTTCTGATAGATAACTTGGTTGAATCTATGATTAATGATCAATATACAGGAGTAGTTCCAGCAATAGAAGTTGAAGACACTATGTCATTGGTGAGTAATAGTTTTATTGAATCTACGATTTCAAGAGGAAAGCTCAGAGCCATACAAACCCCTCAAATTTTTAATTTCAAAGAATTATTATCATGCCATCAATCAGTCAAAGAATTTACTGACGATTCATCACTAATGGTAGAGCACAAAAAACATGTTGCGATTATTAAAGGTGAGAAAAGCAATTTTAAGTTAACCACAAAAGAGGATATCAATATGGCAAAGCTTCTTTTTGAAGAGCCAAAATTTCGTGTCGGAGCCGGTTATGATATACATAAGTTCATTAAAGTTCAAAATGGTGCTGAAAGCTTTATAAAAATTTGCGGTGTGAAAATTGAACACAACATGGCAATAGAAGCGCACTCTGATGGTGATGTTGCAATACATGCAATCGTTGATGCAATACTCGGAGCACTGGGATGTGGCGACATAGGAGAGCACTTTCCTCCTAGTTCCTCTGAATGGAAAGATTGCAATTCATCTCACTTTCTTGACTTTGCTGCTAAAAAAGCAAAAGAAAAAGGGTACAGCGTGTCTAATTTAGATATTACTATAGTTTGTGAAGAGCCTAAAATATCGCCTTACAAAGTAGAAATGAAGAAATTCATATCAAAAGCATTAGAAATTGATGATGAATTTGTAAATATCAAAGCAACCACTGCAGAGAAATTAGGTTATATTGGAAGAAATGAAGGAATAGCAGTGCATGCTTCTGTGTTATTGCATACAAACTTTTATTGGAAATAG
- a CDS encoding AI-2E family transporter: MQKRHITICFILLFIIGMLFLMRPMIFPCLISIIIAYLFNPLVVKFEKYRIPRSCSVIFIILILLIAFILVITFVLPIIYVQITSILNFLVSKVPSLKFKVIPSVLEFLNMKIEDSLFDHLSKNLAENYSNYVSYFMNALDIASNFIIQVLSSSFNTVSLMVITPVVFFYILRDWPLIIEKASKLIPIPYRGKIADYFSKVDFIISNYLKGQVNVCIVMMVFYSVSLSIIGLEHSIVIGILSGMLTFIPYVGPLLYTIIGFLSAITQFSGWFESAAVLLLFGVGQLIDSNILVPLLIGKKVHIHPTVIILGITICASYFGFTGILLFIPIIAMFNVSVEYAINKYFKSELYKNG; the protein is encoded by the coding sequence ATGCAAAAACGTCATATAACTATTTGTTTCATACTGCTTTTTATAATAGGGATGTTATTCCTGATGCGTCCTATGATTTTTCCATGTTTAATATCTATTATTATTGCATATTTGTTTAATCCGCTAGTAGTCAAGTTTGAAAAGTATAGAATACCACGTTCATGTTCTGTAATTTTTATAATACTTATTTTATTAATAGCTTTTATACTAGTCATAACATTTGTTTTACCTATTATATATGTTCAAATTACTTCAATATTAAATTTCTTAGTGAGTAAAGTGCCTTCATTAAAGTTTAAAGTAATCCCCTCTGTATTAGAATTTCTTAATATGAAAATCGAGGATAGCTTATTTGATCATTTATCTAAAAATCTAGCAGAAAATTACAGCAACTATGTATCTTATTTCATGAATGCTCTTGATATTGCTAGTAACTTTATAATCCAAGTGTTAAGTTCAAGCTTTAACACGGTATCATTAATGGTGATTACTCCTGTAGTGTTTTTCTATATATTACGTGATTGGCCTTTAATTATAGAAAAAGCTAGTAAATTAATCCCTATTCCTTACAGAGGAAAAATTGCAGATTATTTTTCCAAAGTGGATTTCATTATATCTAATTATCTAAAGGGGCAGGTAAATGTATGTATTGTCATGATGGTCTTTTACTCTGTGAGTCTGAGCATAATTGGATTGGAACACTCTATTGTTATTGGAATTTTATCAGGAATGTTAACGTTCATACCTTACGTAGGGCCATTATTATATACCATTATTGGGTTTTTGAGCGCTATCACTCAATTTAGTGGATGGTTTGAAAGTGCTGCTGTTTTGCTATTATTTGGTGTTGGACAATTAATAGATTCAAATATATTAGTTCCTTTATTAATAGGAAAAAAAGTTCATATACATCCAACTGTAATTATTCTGGGAATTACTATATGCGCTTCATATTTTGGATTTACAGGTATATTACTTTTTATTCCAATAATAGCAATGTTCAATGTATCAGTAGAATATGCAATCAATAAATATTTTAAAAGTGAGCTTTATAAAAACGGCTAA